The Candidatus Bathyarchaeota archaeon genome has a segment encoding these proteins:
- a CDS encoding formylmethanofuran--tetrahydromethanopterin N-formyltransferase produces the protein MSLEGRIEDTYAEAFEGIYCRVIVTAEDEEILRKAAEDATATPAVVIGRIEGGIEKWLSEDETPNGRKGAILQFWGGIDEKKPLKDSVKKFEIELSYRIRQDILVKPFTAVFDASLQPIGKLDMMERVGHCGDGYEWEEKRYGRQMIVVPIMVPNFQIERYLGYGMGIMGANFWYMCKTKEAVMEAGRKALEAIGRIEGVIAPFEICSAGSKPETKFPWIGPTTNHPYCPSLKEKLGPESKVPEGVGYIPEIVINGATLEAVKKAMKAGIEAVLSFDEVVKVSAGNYGGKLGKHKIYLKELF, from the coding sequence TTGAGTCTAGAAGGGAGAATTGAGGATACGTACGCTGAAGCCTTCGAGGGAATTTACTGCAGAGTAATAGTTACAGCCGAAGATGAAGAAATTTTGAGGAAAGCAGCTGAAGATGCCACTGCAACCCCAGCCGTAGTAATTGGAAGAATAGAGGGTGGAATAGAAAAGTGGCTGAGTGAAGATGAAACACCTAACGGCCGAAAGGGAGCTATACTGCAGTTCTGGGGTGGAATAGACGAGAAAAAACCGCTTAAAGATTCTGTTAAAAAGTTTGAAATTGAACTTTCATATAGAATAAGGCAGGACATTCTCGTAAAGCCTTTCACAGCCGTTTTTGACGCTTCCCTTCAGCCAATAGGAAAACTTGACATGATGGAACGTGTGGGCCACTGCGGAGACGGATATGAATGGGAAGAAAAACGCTACGGTAGGCAGATGATAGTTGTGCCAATAATGGTTCCAAACTTCCAAATAGAACGTTATTTAGGCTATGGAATGGGCATCATGGGCGCAAACTTCTGGTACATGTGCAAAACAAAAGAAGCCGTCATGGAAGCCGGCCGAAAAGCCCTAGAAGCAATAGGCCGAATCGAAGGAGTAATAGCCCCGTTTGAAATATGCTCGGCGGGGTCAAAACCAGAGACAAAGTTTCCATGGATAGGGCCAACAACAAACCATCCATACTGCCCATCATTAAAGGAAAAGCTTGGACCGGAATCCAAAGTTCCAGAAGGTGTAGGTTATATCCCAGAAATAGTAATAAACGGAGCCACGTTGGAGGCTGTCAAAAAGGCGATGAAAGCTGGAATAGAGGCTGTTCTAAGCTTCGATGAAGTAGTTAAGGTTTCAGCTGGAAACTATGGTGGAAAACTCGGAAAACACAAAATTTACCTTAAAGAGCTGTTTTAA
- a CDS encoding carbohydrate kinase family protein, whose product MKKFDVIGFGALNVDKLFKVNKIAHEDEESFVKGFAETCGGSAANTIVGLARLGLKVGFIGKVANDKEGKLLLEDFKKEGVDTSGIIVAKEGHSGIVMGFVDEMGERALYVAPGVNDQIEFEEIDMEYMEKAKFLHLTSFVGQKPFETQKKAIKEISEEVCVSFDPGTLYARKGLEKLKPILQRTFVVMPSSEELEMITGKDYREAAKILFNLGVSIVAVKLGGKGCYVTDGKEEYFIEPFKVEVVDTTGAGDAFDAGFLYGLLKGKDLYECGKLGNFVASRCIMKMGARTGLPTISEIKKAGF is encoded by the coding sequence ATGAAAAAGTTTGACGTAATAGGATTTGGAGCCCTAAACGTAGACAAACTTTTTAAAGTAAATAAGATAGCCCACGAAGATGAAGAAAGCTTTGTAAAAGGTTTCGCTGAAACATGCGGAGGCTCAGCCGCAAACACCATAGTTGGACTCGCAAGACTCGGCCTTAAAGTAGGCTTCATTGGAAAAGTAGCCAACGACAAAGAGGGAAAACTCCTCCTAGAAGACTTCAAGAAAGAAGGGGTTGACACTTCAGGCATAATAGTTGCAAAGGAAGGACACAGCGGAATAGTTATGGGATTTGTTGACGAAATGGGAGAAAGAGCCCTATACGTGGCGCCTGGAGTAAACGACCAAATAGAATTTGAAGAAATAGACATGGAATATATGGAAAAAGCCAAGTTTCTCCACTTAACCTCATTCGTCGGACAAAAACCATTTGAAACCCAAAAGAAAGCCATAAAGGAAATCTCAGAAGAAGTTTGCGTAAGTTTCGACCCCGGAACATTATATGCAAGGAAAGGACTTGAAAAATTAAAGCCCATACTGCAAAGAACATTCGTAGTCATGCCAAGCAGCGAAGAACTTGAAATGATTACGGGAAAGGACTACAGAGAGGCCGCCAAAATTCTGTTTAATTTAGGCGTAAGCATAGTTGCGGTCAAACTGGGAGGAAAAGGTTGTTATGTTACAGACGGAAAGGAGGAATATTTCATAGAACCCTTCAAGGTTGAAGTTGTGGACACTACGGGGGCCGGAGACGCCTTTGATGCCGGCTTTCTCTACGGCCTATTGAAAGGAAAAGACCTTTACGAGTGTGGAAAACTTGGAAACTTTGTTGCAAGTCGATGTATAATGAAGATGGGGGCGAGAACAGGCCTTCCAACAATTTCTGAAATTAAAAAAGCTGGATTCTAA
- the purQ gene encoding phosphoribosylformylglycinamidine synthase subunit PurQ: MKREEIKVCILRVGGTNCDAETKRAFQDLGVKAEIIHFSRLLKNRNLLDYDMLVFPGGFSYGDYVRAGAIWAKWFIAKLGNELKEFISEERPVLGICNGFQILVEAGLLPGFDGISDYPQAALATNFPPGYNCRWVYLRSENKGNCVFTRNISKGTVLRIPVAHSEGRFLFPKEKENEYLERLYENDQLIFRYCLKNGEPAEGEYPTNPNGSFHDIAGICNPTGTIFGLMPHPERAYYGWQLPDWTKMEKIPEYADGKLIFESVVNYLERKF, from the coding sequence ATGAAACGTGAAGAAATCAAAGTTTGCATTCTACGGGTTGGAGGAACAAACTGCGACGCAGAAACAAAACGGGCCTTCCAAGATTTAGGCGTAAAAGCAGAAATAATTCACTTCAGTAGACTGCTAAAGAACAGGAATTTGCTTGACTATGACATGCTAGTTTTTCCCGGAGGCTTCTCTTATGGAGACTATGTTAGGGCTGGAGCCATATGGGCAAAATGGTTCATTGCGAAACTTGGAAACGAATTAAAAGAGTTTATCAGCGAAGAAAGACCGGTGCTGGGAATTTGCAACGGCTTCCAAATTCTAGTTGAAGCCGGCCTACTTCCAGGGTTCGATGGCATAAGCGATTATCCCCAAGCAGCCTTAGCAACAAACTTTCCACCCGGCTACAACTGCCGCTGGGTATACCTAAGAAGTGAAAATAAGGGAAATTGCGTATTTACAAGGAACATTTCGAAAGGAACAGTCTTGAGGATTCCAGTTGCTCATTCGGAAGGAAGATTCCTATTTCCAAAGGAAAAAGAAAATGAATATTTGGAAAGGCTTTACGAGAATGACCAACTTATCTTCAGATACTGCCTTAAAAACGGAGAACCCGCCGAAGGAGAGTATCCAACTAATCCAAACGGCTCTTTCCATGACATCGCTGGAATATGCAACCCAACTGGAACAATTTTCGGTTTGATGCCTCATCCTGAAAGAGCCTACTACGGCTGGCAACTTCCAGACTGGACAAAAATGGAGAAAATACCGGAATATGCCGACGGAAAACTAATTTTTGAATCTGTAGTAAACTATTTAGAAAGAAAATTTTAG
- the purS gene encoding phosphoribosylformylglycinamidine synthase subunit PurS, which produces MRFKAKIEVSLKPGHSDPEGEMTARSLRELNYPVENVNVSKVYTVVFKAASKLEAEKMVEEMCKRLLANPTKDNYSFKIEEL; this is translated from the coding sequence ATGAGATTTAAAGCTAAAATCGAAGTAAGCCTAAAGCCTGGGCACTCCGACCCAGAAGGAGAAATGACTGCACGTTCACTGAGGGAACTGAATTACCCAGTTGAAAATGTGAATGTAAGCAAAGTTTACACAGTAGTTTTCAAGGCTGCTTCAAAGTTGGAAGCTGAAAAAATGGTTGAAGAAATGTGCAAAAGGTTACTTGCAAATCCAACAAAAGACAATTACAGTTTTAAAATCGAGGAGTTATAG
- a CDS encoding DUF1297 domain-containing protein — MPIEREEMQELVKSYREPICLNLGSHSALDAWQGQRNYGLRSIIYTTPGRARIYLQNPMVGKPGEKIEDLPRIVRRDLRVVNDPKDIKKSEDWQCVILILEKYSDIVKYVDELVNLECLQIPNRAFSVYVGGDEKCSVIENDFAVPIVGSRRLLKIENRGEVERDYYWFAEKAGVPYPKSYEFEVYENGIRFKEFIDEPMLLKAEHAHRVFEREFIFAADSADLEEKVRKEVEAGNLDKESLENARVEQIVLGPHANFNFFFSPIDAKREWGDVDDWYAKLYNVSLEHARVCLANQFLSIDERRETILDGLKRLPIDVQQKLKKVPSFEVTAHVMMSLRESLLKDVHRYADRFLLATREYEPPGIIGAWCLQTLITWDRISKYELKPSIKIDVTQGVEAKTAADYGLYDVPMGREPYMHIPVTQDVALRHGGGTNVHMGVGSQYANAKYQRRMSMGDRIALEIRRALRENLLHEIVT; from the coding sequence ATGCCGATTGAAAGAGAGGAAATGCAGGAACTAGTTAAATCCTACCGTGAGCCTATATGCCTAAACCTGGGTTCGCATTCAGCTCTTGACGCTTGGCAGGGTCAAAGAAACTATGGACTTAGAAGTATAATTTATACTACGCCTGGAAGGGCGAGAATATACCTTCAAAACCCAATGGTAGGAAAGCCAGGGGAAAAAATTGAAGACTTGCCTCGGATTGTTCGCCGTGACCTTCGAGTGGTTAATGACCCGAAGGATATAAAGAAGAGTGAAGATTGGCAATGCGTGATTTTAATTCTTGAAAAATATTCTGATATTGTAAAGTATGTGGATGAGCTTGTGAACCTTGAATGTCTTCAAATTCCAAATAGAGCTTTTTCCGTTTATGTGGGCGGAGACGAAAAATGCAGCGTTATCGAAAATGACTTTGCTGTTCCAATTGTTGGTTCAAGGAGGCTGCTGAAAATAGAGAATAGAGGCGAAGTTGAACGTGACTATTACTGGTTCGCCGAGAAAGCTGGGGTGCCCTATCCAAAATCCTACGAGTTTGAAGTTTACGAGAATGGAATACGATTTAAAGAGTTCATTGATGAACCCATGCTTTTGAAGGCTGAACACGCCCACCGAGTTTTTGAGAGAGAGTTCATTTTTGCGGCTGACTCGGCTGATTTAGAAGAGAAAGTCCGTAAAGAGGTTGAAGCTGGAAACCTGGACAAAGAGAGCCTTGAAAACGCTAGGGTTGAACAGATAGTTCTTGGGCCGCATGCAAACTTCAACTTTTTCTTCTCGCCGATAGACGCCAAAAGAGAGTGGGGCGACGTAGACGACTGGTACGCAAAACTTTACAACGTGAGCTTAGAGCATGCACGTGTTTGCTTGGCAAACCAGTTTCTCTCAATAGATGAACGAAGAGAAACTATACTTGACGGCTTGAAAAGGCTTCCAATCGATGTCCAGCAAAAACTGAAGAAAGTTCCATCTTTCGAAGTGACAGCCCACGTTATGATGAGTCTCCGCGAATCCTTACTAAAGGATGTTCACCGCTACGCTGACCGCTTCCTGCTTGCAACACGAGAATACGAGCCTCCGGGAATAATAGGCGCTTGGTGTCTTCAAACCTTGATAACTTGGGATAGAATCTCAAAGTATGAGCTTAAGCCTTCGATAAAAATTGATGTTACGCAAGGAGTTGAGGCGAAAACCGCGGCTGACTACGGACTATACGATGTTCCAATGGGCAGAGAACCCTACATGCATATTCCGGTTACGCAGGATGTTGCATTGAGGCATGGAGGCGGAACAAACGTCCATATGGGAGTTGGCTCTCAATATGCAAATGCAAAGTATCAGCGGAGAATGAGTATGGGCGACCGCATAGCTCTAGAAATAAGAAGGGCATTGCGTGAAAATCTTCTACATGAAATAGTAACATAA
- the purM gene encoding phosphoribosylformylglycinamidine cyclo-ligase: MSEEEFTYAKAGVDRKLRAESKKALGLLEKTYKFSSFGEIVRLPYGNIFPISENRFLDLVIEGVGTKVLVAQLAEKYDTIGIDGVAMAVNDVIRSGAKPLAVADNIHAEVSDPKLVEEWMKGIVKGAEEAECIVPSGEIGDVAEIISGLAEGKGFDMVFACIGLLSKEQIIYGNNLKPGDVVIGLRSSGLHSNGITLARKVLFKQWGGKYDPFEIPEGLTRELVYEVLEPTRIYVKPFFKLRNQVEVKAAVHITGDAYLKFEKLMGFSKGIGFVFDNFRPQPIFELIQKTAPEVKGVITDEEMLKTFNMGWGFAVIVEEGEVDQALDILERSGVESEPIGRVVDEEIIAVIYKNREIVLR; this comes from the coding sequence TTGTCAGAAGAAGAATTTACGTATGCAAAAGCCGGAGTAGACAGAAAATTAAGGGCGGAATCGAAAAAGGCATTGGGGCTTCTAGAAAAAACCTACAAGTTCAGCTCTTTCGGCGAGATTGTTAGGCTTCCATATGGAAATATTTTCCCAATAAGTGAAAATCGTTTCCTAGACCTTGTCATTGAAGGTGTTGGAACTAAAGTTTTGGTTGCCCAGCTAGCCGAAAAATATGATACTATTGGCATAGATGGAGTTGCAATGGCTGTAAACGATGTGATAAGGTCCGGTGCAAAACCACTCGCGGTTGCGGATAACATTCACGCAGAAGTTTCAGACCCAAAACTTGTTGAAGAATGGATGAAAGGCATTGTTAAGGGTGCTGAAGAAGCCGAATGCATAGTTCCAAGCGGAGAAATAGGCGATGTAGCTGAAATAATAAGCGGCCTAGCTGAAGGAAAGGGATTCGACATGGTCTTTGCATGCATAGGCCTACTTTCAAAGGAACAGATAATTTACGGGAACAACTTAAAACCCGGCGACGTGGTCATAGGCCTTAGAAGCTCTGGACTGCACAGCAATGGAATAACACTTGCAAGGAAGGTTCTGTTTAAACAATGGGGCGGAAAATATGACCCATTCGAGATTCCAGAGGGCTTAACCCGTGAACTTGTATACGAAGTTTTAGAGCCAACAAGAATCTATGTAAAACCATTCTTTAAACTTAGAAACCAGGTTGAAGTTAAGGCGGCTGTTCACATAACTGGTGATGCCTACTTAAAATTTGAGAAATTAATGGGATTCTCGAAAGGAATAGGTTTTGTATTTGATAATTTTAGGCCTCAGCCGATATTTGAGCTTATACAGAAGACTGCTCCGGAAGTTAAGGGAGTAATAACAGACGAGGAGATGCTTAAAACCTTTAATATGGGCTGGGGATTCGCAGTTATCGTCGAAGAAGGGGAGGTTGACCAAGCTTTGGACATTCTAGAAAGAAGCGGCGTGGAGTCTGAACCCATCGGGCGAGTTGTTGATGAGGAAATTATTGCCGTTATTTATAAGAATCGGGAGATAGTTCTCAGATAA
- the purL gene encoding phosphoribosylformylglycinamidine synthase subunit PurL yields the protein MNLYIKRKVPFELYEINILKANDEQLLQISRELGIGLNLAEMKAVKKYFMDKGRNPTDVELQTIGQTWSEHCYHKTFKGEIITEDGKIDSLFKTYIFKVTKELNPPWCFSVFEDNAGIIDFENGYAIAVKVETHNHPSAIEPFGGAATGVGGVIRDILGVWADPIACTDVLCFGPLDYDYEKLPAGVKHPKYLFSGVVAGIGCYGNNMGIPIVNGAIYFDEGYVGNVVVYCGCVGLLPKDKFVRNVKAGDVILLAGGKTGRDGIHGVTFASAELTEKSEEISRPAVQIANPIEEEKLKRAIIRVRDRKLGSAITDLGGGGLSSAIGETANRFGLGAKVELEKVPLKYPGMAPWEIYISESQERMLLAIPEKNLPEVLEIFAEEDVEATPIGKYTSDKMLRIYYGEYVVAELEVPFLFQPPKAVRKAEWKNPKIEEPDFSEPENLTLDLLRLLASPNIASREKVIRTYDHEVKGNTVLKPLHGEKAGPNDAAVLKPLDNSWKGVVISCGMNPNYGKIDPYWMAASVINEAIRNNVAVGGRRIALLDNFTWGNPEKPDRLGGLVRACQACYKFAKAFCAPFISGKDSLYNESPLGPVNPTLLITAIGVIPDVRKAVSLDLKKPRNLLYIIGETYPELGGSEYYRLKGFLGNNVPKVRAETAKKIMNAVVKAVDLGLISACHDLSEGGLGVAAAEMAFTGGYGLEIWLEKVPVGERIGRNDFLLFSESNSRFLVEVSSSHREEFERLMNGVPHAAVGKVTKTSSFCIYGLNGKVVVETNVDELLEHWKSFLVI from the coding sequence ATGAACCTTTACATAAAAAGGAAAGTTCCATTCGAACTTTACGAAATAAACATTTTAAAAGCTAACGATGAGCAACTGCTGCAAATAAGCCGCGAACTCGGAATAGGACTAAACCTGGCTGAAATGAAGGCAGTAAAGAAATATTTTATGGATAAGGGTAGGAATCCCACAGATGTTGAACTTCAAACAATAGGCCAAACATGGTCTGAGCACTGCTACCACAAAACGTTCAAAGGAGAAATAATAACTGAAGATGGGAAAATAGATAGCCTATTCAAAACTTACATTTTCAAAGTCACAAAGGAACTTAATCCTCCATGGTGTTTTTCGGTTTTTGAAGATAACGCTGGCATAATAGACTTTGAAAATGGCTACGCAATTGCCGTTAAAGTTGAAACCCACAACCATCCGTCGGCCATTGAACCATTCGGCGGGGCGGCTACAGGTGTAGGCGGGGTAATCCGCGATATATTAGGCGTGTGGGCAGACCCAATTGCATGCACAGACGTACTATGCTTTGGCCCATTAGATTATGACTATGAGAAGCTTCCAGCCGGGGTTAAGCATCCGAAATATCTCTTCAGCGGAGTAGTCGCCGGGATAGGCTGTTATGGAAACAATATGGGAATACCAATCGTGAACGGTGCAATATACTTCGACGAAGGATACGTGGGCAACGTGGTTGTCTACTGCGGCTGCGTTGGACTGCTTCCAAAAGATAAGTTTGTTAGAAACGTTAAAGCCGGAGACGTAATATTGCTTGCCGGCGGGAAAACTGGAAGGGACGGAATACACGGCGTAACCTTCGCGTCTGCAGAGCTAACAGAGAAATCTGAGGAAATTTCCCGTCCAGCAGTGCAAATAGCAAACCCAATTGAAGAGGAAAAACTGAAAAGAGCAATAATTAGAGTTAGAGACAGAAAGCTTGGCTCAGCAATAACCGATTTAGGCGGAGGAGGCCTATCAAGTGCAATAGGAGAAACAGCAAACAGATTCGGCCTAGGAGCAAAAGTAGAACTTGAAAAGGTTCCGCTAAAATATCCCGGAATGGCCCCATGGGAAATTTACATTTCAGAATCCCAAGAAAGAATGCTTTTGGCAATTCCAGAGAAAAATCTACCAGAAGTTTTAGAAATATTCGCAGAAGAAGATGTAGAAGCAACGCCTATAGGGAAGTATACTTCCGATAAAATGCTCCGCATATATTATGGCGAATACGTAGTCGCTGAGCTTGAAGTTCCATTCCTGTTTCAGCCTCCAAAAGCCGTTAGAAAAGCCGAATGGAAAAATCCTAAAATCGAAGAGCCAGACTTTTCTGAGCCGGAGAATTTGACGCTTGACCTCTTAAGGCTGTTGGCTTCACCCAACATTGCAAGTAGAGAGAAAGTAATACGCACTTATGATCATGAGGTGAAAGGCAACACTGTTCTAAAGCCTTTGCATGGAGAAAAGGCAGGGCCAAATGACGCTGCTGTTCTGAAGCCCCTTGACAATTCGTGGAAAGGTGTAGTCATATCCTGCGGGATGAACCCAAACTATGGGAAGATAGACCCTTACTGGATGGCGGCCTCAGTAATAAATGAGGCAATAAGGAATAATGTTGCAGTTGGCGGCAGAAGAATAGCTTTACTTGACAACTTCACTTGGGGAAACCCTGAAAAGCCAGACAGACTCGGAGGCCTAGTCCGCGCATGCCAAGCTTGCTATAAGTTTGCGAAAGCTTTCTGCGCACCCTTCATTTCTGGAAAAGACAGTCTATACAACGAATCACCCTTAGGGCCAGTAAATCCAACACTCCTAATAACGGCCATCGGAGTAATCCCCGACGTGAGAAAGGCTGTTTCGCTTGATTTGAAAAAGCCTAGGAACTTGCTTTACATCATTGGAGAAACATATCCCGAGCTTGGAGGCTCGGAATATTATAGGCTTAAGGGATTTCTAGGCAACAATGTTCCGAAGGTTAGGGCTGAAACAGCGAAAAAAATAATGAATGCGGTTGTTAAAGCTGTCGACTTAGGTCTGATAAGTGCTTGCCATGACCTTTCGGAGGGAGGCCTCGGCGTGGCGGCTGCTGAAATGGCGTTTACAGGTGGATACGGCCTAGAAATATGGCTGGAAAAAGTTCCGGTTGGAGAAAGAATTGGAAGAAATGATTTTCTGCTTTTCTCTGAGTCTAACAGCCGATTCTTAGTTGAGGTTTCAAGTTCCCACAGAGAAGAGTTTGAAAGGCTGATGAATGGTGTTCCTCACGCTGCAGTTGGAAAGGTAACGAAAACCTCCAGCTTTTGCATTTATGGATTAAACGGGAAAGTTGTCGTAGAAACAAACGTAGATGAGCTTTTGGAACATTGGAAAAGCTTTCTGGTGATTTGA
- a CDS encoding VWA domain-containing protein, producing MFVEVKYRGRNLVQKRIVFPFSAIVNLDKLKLAILINAINPKIGGILIRGPKGSGKTTIARALADILPKIKVVKGCPFNCNPYDPSNMCPKCFERYKKGEKLPVEEREMVVVDLPLGATEDRVVGSLDVEKAIKYGIEALEPGILAEANQNILYVDEINLLPDHIADDLLDAAATGWNVVEREGVSVRHPSRFIFIGTMNPEEGELRPQLLDRFPLSVTVGRISSVEERMEIVRRNLEFEKNPEAFIKKFEPYQRELKKRIIQARKILPKVKLNEALLEAICKACLELKVDGVRPDIVISKAACTLAAFENRIEVTMDDILVAAELALSHRTREGGFLEPATPEEIKDVFLGKIKEAQLIIEKKKGGKKSSEGKEDKLFGRSVFWIKGKTSEKEQKMAEKRSKSRFWRNFLKLSFILNRIFGGTFGIAKKARRKIEGLPSTSNSIWKGKENLETETEKVKISKSVKAIPAVKIASQGKAPIREGKPLLSKIRESIIPQFRFSFKVKGASRKIARYAGKRAEAVTSIHRGRIYGWKFPKDRPRDIHLPATIRVAARRKMSERRESKLALEIAMKDVREKLRIYRAPVTVVFVIDLSGSMLFNIEAVKEAILRLHRDAYRNRDKVGIVALKGVNAVVVQHPIRNLRVVANKLLSLRVSGYTPLAAGMLKALEVLKSERKRDPSTIPVMVLVTDGCANVPLVRSLESGEVRKFDEVSIIVRELEDLAVHDVFYVSKIVKKEGVNTIIVNTNPHVYGRETYGFLVTEEIARITNGSLHTVGRIRSKEEFVNEVMEKIAEERGRITYASSKVMMESFD from the coding sequence ATGTTTGTAGAAGTTAAATATAGAGGGCGAAATTTAGTGCAGAAAAGAATAGTCTTTCCATTCTCAGCTATAGTTAACCTTGACAAACTAAAACTAGCAATACTTATAAACGCAATTAACCCGAAAATCGGCGGCATTCTCATCCGTGGACCCAAAGGCTCCGGAAAAACAACAATTGCCCGTGCATTAGCGGACATACTTCCCAAAATTAAAGTAGTTAAGGGATGCCCCTTCAACTGTAACCCGTATGACCCCTCAAACATGTGTCCGAAATGTTTTGAAAGATATAAGAAAGGTGAAAAACTTCCGGTTGAAGAAAGGGAAATGGTAGTTGTCGACTTGCCTTTAGGGGCAACGGAAGACCGTGTTGTTGGAAGCTTAGATGTGGAAAAGGCAATAAAATACGGAATTGAGGCTTTAGAGCCGGGAATACTTGCAGAGGCAAATCAGAACATACTTTACGTAGATGAAATCAACCTTTTGCCCGACCACATTGCCGACGATTTGCTTGATGCGGCTGCTACTGGCTGGAATGTAGTTGAAAGGGAAGGAGTATCCGTAAGGCATCCGTCACGTTTCATATTTATTGGAACGATGAACCCTGAAGAGGGCGAGCTTAGACCTCAGCTTTTAGACAGATTTCCCCTATCAGTTACGGTTGGAAGAATATCCTCTGTTGAGGAAAGAATGGAAATTGTTAGAAGAAACCTAGAATTTGAGAAAAATCCTGAAGCTTTCATCAAAAAATTTGAACCTTATCAAAGGGAATTGAAAAAACGAATAATTCAAGCTAGAAAGATATTGCCAAAGGTTAAGCTTAACGAAGCTCTTCTTGAAGCTATTTGTAAGGCCTGTCTGGAGCTAAAAGTAGACGGTGTAAGGCCAGATATAGTTATAAGTAAGGCTGCTTGTACACTGGCAGCTTTTGAAAATAGGATAGAAGTTACCATGGATGATATTCTAGTGGCCGCCGAGTTAGCCCTCAGCCATAGAACAAGAGAAGGCGGCTTCCTAGAACCTGCAACTCCCGAGGAAATAAAGGATGTTTTCCTTGGAAAGATTAAAGAAGCGCAATTAATAATTGAAAAAAAGAAGGGTGGGAAAAAGAGTTCAGAAGGAAAGGAAGACAAGTTATTTGGGCGCTCCGTTTTCTGGATAAAGGGTAAGACTTCTGAAAAAGAACAGAAAATGGCTGAGAAACGTTCAAAAAGTCGGTTTTGGCGGAACTTTCTTAAACTATCATTTATTTTGAACAGAATTTTTGGCGGAACTTTCGGCATTGCAAAGAAAGCAAGGAGGAAAATTGAAGGGCTTCCATCTACATCGAATTCTATATGGAAAGGAAAAGAAAATTTGGAAACCGAGACAGAGAAAGTTAAAATTTCTAAAAGTGTAAAGGCCATTCCTGCAGTTAAAATAGCTTCTCAAGGAAAAGCTCCGATTCGGGAAGGAAAACCTTTATTGTCAAAAATTAGGGAATCAATTATTCCTCAATTCAGGTTTTCTTTTAAAGTTAAGGGGGCAAGTCGTAAAATAGCTAGATATGCTGGAAAAAGAGCTGAAGCGGTTACGTCCATCCATAGGGGCAGAATCTATGGGTGGAAATTTCCAAAGGATAGGCCGAGAGATATTCATCTGCCAGCAACAATACGTGTTGCTGCCCGTAGGAAGATGTCGGAGAGGCGGGAGTCAAAGTTAGCCTTGGAAATAGCAATGAAGGATGTTCGTGAAAAATTAAGGATTTACCGAGCTCCAGTCACCGTGGTTTTTGTTATTGACCTTAGCGGCTCTATGCTCTTTAACATAGAGGCTGTAAAAGAAGCTATTTTAAGGCTTCATCGGGACGCATACCGAAACAGAGATAAAGTTGGAATTGTTGCTTTAAAGGGCGTTAACGCTGTTGTTGTTCAGCATCCGATTAGAAACCTTAGAGTTGTTGCCAATAAACTGTTGAGCTTACGTGTCAGCGGTTACACCCCGCTTGCAGCTGGCATGTTAAAGGCCTTAGAAGTTCTTAAAAGTGAAAGGAAACGTGACCCTTCAACTATTCCAGTCATGGTGTTAGTAACTGACGGATGCGCAAATGTTCCACTTGTTAGAAGTTTGGAGTCTGGAGAAGTACGGAAGTTTGACGAAGTAAGTATTATAGTGAGAGAACTTGAGGATTTGGCAGTTCATGATGTATTTTATGTTTCTAAAATAGTCAAAAAGGAGGGTGTAAATACAATAATAGTTAATACTAATCCTCATGTATACGGAAGAGAAACGTATGGGTTCCTCGTAACCGAAGAAATTGCAAGAATAACGAATGGAAGCCTTCATACAGTAGGTAGGATTCGTTCTAAAGAGGAGTTTGTAAATGAAGTTATGGAGAAAATAGCTGAGGAAAGAGGAAGAATAACGTATGCCTCTTCGAAGGTAATGATGGAATCATTTGACTAG